One Solibacillus sp. R5-41 DNA segment encodes these proteins:
- a CDS encoding SpoIIE family protein phosphatase, with amino-acid sequence MAVVNEYSEYLPLPTFSTPPYTKKTRKIVDVTFVFIAFCLAQATFFEAVVPFFLPFWIIVRTQYKSFQISTFIGGLAGTLFLGVGQVVILLLEILLIEGIMRFKYTRISPYIAVTLSIGVIQTVWQVVTYAGIPPLLTQVYVLYEWLFALVMLLLMTQLFVPLSEMKNYQWAKEKVIALLVVLAAVLIGMQSITVYYFSLPIIAFHLILCVVAAVSTVGTTVIFALSMGLLLGVGNLSFTGMIVLYACTGLFTALMQDTGRFGIAIFSMIPSVFFFFYDATLPVDSVYFLSILVGVILFMLLPQATLGNLQQYYEQQTLGTDPIQVKSTNLANEHLKQFQQFVSFMKSLVFERFTKEHPTAIPQDSYMICSSCFRYEQCWGAQREMENTIENWRMARRGSKPIELIRAEEQLKIKCIKSAKLLEELETATHKEHMERQFYHGKKMIALQLRDLSHHLEELLDDRHSEVGTDEMDDYVQLFLKQHQVQCIHIEWIKTEVGAREFICSIADDRDEHTVIRQAEQLLYELLHEPLQGQQIHVEEKPLFYRQIRFRSAIRYQLEYDIYKHSKGHQKVSGDSYSVFPIHTGLMAIMLSDGMGTSNAAQRESSRLIQMMQECLSYNMDPETAMHTMHYVLSLKNDSDMYATIDFALVDLQLGSLWCWKAGGMTTYVLRGADLFKIESKAAPIGFLPDFSVDTEMISVLSEDIIIMVSDGLFASQENWIKQEELFLQLIRQGIKKGVSIQVVLYDVMAQFKQRYPTNDDCTVMLFQLHHIAAPWSVFRPAYS; translated from the coding sequence ATGGCAGTTGTCAATGAATATTCGGAGTATCTCCCCCTTCCTACATTTTCTACACCACCGTATACAAAAAAGACTAGAAAAATAGTAGATGTCACTTTTGTATTCATCGCTTTTTGTTTAGCACAAGCCACGTTCTTTGAGGCGGTGGTCCCATTTTTTCTACCCTTTTGGATTATTGTTCGCACACAATACAAATCATTTCAAATTTCAACATTCATAGGGGGCCTTGCGGGTACATTATTTTTAGGTGTTGGACAAGTGGTCATTTTATTACTTGAAATTTTGCTAATTGAGGGCATTATGCGTTTTAAATATACCCGTATTTCGCCTTATATAGCAGTGACACTATCGATTGGTGTAATCCAAACTGTTTGGCAAGTGGTTACGTATGCGGGAATCCCACCTTTATTAACGCAAGTGTATGTATTGTATGAATGGTTATTTGCCCTTGTAATGCTGTTATTAATGACACAATTATTTGTGCCGCTAAGTGAAATGAAAAATTACCAGTGGGCAAAGGAAAAGGTTATCGCGCTGCTCGTTGTACTTGCCGCTGTTCTAATAGGTATGCAAAGTATTACTGTCTATTATTTTTCATTGCCGATTATAGCATTCCACTTAATTCTTTGTGTTGTCGCTGCTGTTTCGACAGTTGGGACGACCGTTATTTTTGCATTGTCGATGGGTTTGCTATTAGGGGTAGGGAATTTGTCGTTTACAGGCATGATTGTTCTGTATGCATGCACAGGCTTATTTACCGCATTAATGCAAGACACAGGTCGTTTCGGAATTGCCATTTTCAGTATGATACCAAGTGTGTTTTTCTTTTTTTATGATGCGACCTTACCGGTTGATAGTGTTTATTTCCTCTCAATCTTAGTGGGAGTGATTCTTTTTATGTTGCTTCCTCAAGCGACTTTGGGAAATCTTCAACAATACTATGAGCAGCAAACATTAGGCACTGACCCGATACAGGTGAAAAGTACAAATTTGGCAAATGAACATTTAAAACAGTTTCAGCAATTTGTTTCTTTTATGAAAAGCCTTGTGTTTGAGCGCTTTACAAAGGAGCATCCAACCGCGATTCCCCAAGACTCTTATATGATTTGTTCGAGTTGCTTCCGCTACGAGCAATGCTGGGGAGCACAGCGAGAAATGGAGAACACCATTGAAAATTGGCGAATGGCAAGAAGGGGCTCAAAACCAATAGAATTAATTCGCGCGGAAGAACAATTAAAGATAAAATGCATTAAATCGGCAAAATTATTAGAGGAACTCGAAACAGCTACACATAAAGAGCACATGGAGAGGCAGTTTTATCATGGCAAGAAAATGATTGCCCTACAATTACGTGATTTAAGTCATCATTTAGAAGAATTATTAGATGATCGTCATAGTGAGGTAGGTACGGATGAAATGGATGATTATGTACAGCTATTTTTAAAGCAACATCAAGTGCAATGCATTCATATTGAGTGGATAAAAACTGAAGTGGGCGCAAGAGAATTTATTTGCTCGATTGCAGATGACCGTGATGAACATACTGTCATTCGGCAAGCGGAGCAATTATTATACGAATTATTACATGAGCCCTTACAAGGTCAACAAATTCATGTCGAGGAGAAACCACTTTTTTATCGGCAAATAAGGTTTCGCTCAGCAATTCGTTATCAATTGGAGTATGATATATATAAACATTCTAAAGGACATCAAAAAGTCTCAGGTGATTCTTATAGTGTTTTCCCGATCCATACAGGCTTAATGGCAATAATGCTGTCAGATGGGATGGGGACGAGCAATGCTGCACAGCGTGAAAGTAGTCGTTTAATTCAAATGATGCAAGAATGCTTGTCCTATAATATGGATCCTGAAACAGCTATGCATACGATGCACTATGTATTGTCGCTCAAAAATGATTCAGATATGTATGCAACAATCGACTTTGCGTTAGTTGATTTACAATTAGGTTCACTTTGGTGTTGGAAAGCGGGCGGAATGACAACGTATGTACTCCGTGGGGCTGATTTATTTAAAATTGAAAGTAAAGCGGCACCTATTGGTTTCTTACCGGACTTTTCTGTAGATACGGAAATGATTTCAGTCCTTTCAGAAGATATCATTATTATGGTTTCGGATGGCTTATTTGCAAGCCAAGAAAACTGGATTAAGCAAGAAGAGTTGTTTTTACAACTAATCCGTCAAGGTATCAAAAAGGGCGTATCGATTCAAGTGGTACTCTATGATGTAATGGCCCAGTTTAAACAACGTTACCCAACAAATGATGATTGCACGGTCATGTTATTCCAACTACACCATATTGCAGCACCGTGGTCTGTTTTCCGTCCAGCGTATAGTTAA
- the tilS gene encoding tRNA lysidine(34) synthetase TilS gives MHLLEHQVSAYIKQHQLITSGDKLLVACSGGVDSMALLSFLYKFQHYFKIKLFVAHVDHMLRGEASEGDRNFVEQICAKWEIPVFSCAIPIAEYLEKEGGNSQAICRRERYRFFEKIMTEQKIDKLVTAHHADDQLESMLMAITKASSLNGLKGIVPKRPFLNYFVIRPFLAVTKSEIGEYLHTEGQTYREDASNEKDTYTRNRFRHHVVPLLKRENPSISHHVVQLADQIAEDDRYLMQLAETRFSTIFKEMRENCYKVVISDFQREPLALQRRFILILLKYLYHDSKMIQSYALCTSILKLFDTSVGSSSVNLPEDYIARQQYGEIVFEKNQQPRQLTKQKLALNEWNSVGELRVYIGALTQCEDSLLAMYQPYYFTASAIQFPLFVRIREDGDRIALSGMQQKKKVARIFIDGKIPLVKRAHWPLLVDANNELLAVMAVRVNNQFSDVRLAAHDSVLLVAHI, from the coding sequence ATGCACCTATTAGAGCATCAAGTTTCGGCTTATATTAAACAACATCAATTAATTACAAGTGGGGACAAATTGCTTGTCGCTTGTTCTGGAGGCGTTGATTCAATGGCGCTTCTTTCTTTTTTGTATAAATTTCAACATTATTTCAAAATAAAATTATTTGTAGCGCATGTGGACCATATGTTGCGTGGGGAAGCTTCAGAAGGTGACAGAAATTTTGTCGAACAAATATGTGCTAAGTGGGAAATTCCTGTGTTTAGCTGTGCAATTCCAATTGCTGAGTATTTAGAAAAAGAAGGTGGAAATTCCCAAGCAATTTGCCGACGTGAGCGGTATCGTTTTTTTGAAAAAATAATGACCGAGCAAAAAATCGATAAATTAGTGACTGCTCACCATGCAGATGATCAGCTAGAATCCATGTTAATGGCAATAACAAAGGCAAGTTCTTTAAATGGATTGAAAGGAATTGTGCCAAAACGACCATTTTTAAATTATTTTGTCATTCGACCATTTTTAGCTGTTACAAAAAGCGAGATAGGGGAATATTTACATACAGAAGGGCAAACTTATCGTGAGGATGCCAGCAATGAGAAAGACACGTATACTCGAAATCGTTTTCGTCATCATGTCGTACCCCTTTTAAAGCGAGAAAACCCTTCAATTTCACACCATGTCGTGCAACTAGCTGATCAAATAGCAGAAGATGATCGTTATTTAATGCAACTTGCTGAAACCCGCTTTTCAACGATTTTTAAAGAAATGAGGGAAAATTGTTATAAAGTTGTAATATCCGACTTCCAAAGAGAACCACTTGCTTTACAAAGAAGATTCATTTTAATACTATTAAAGTATCTGTATCATGATTCAAAAATGATTCAAAGCTATGCACTATGTACATCGATTTTAAAGCTATTTGACACGTCTGTTGGTAGTAGCTCTGTGAATTTACCTGAGGACTATATTGCACGGCAGCAATACGGTGAAATTGTCTTTGAAAAAAATCAGCAACCGCGTCAATTGACGAAGCAAAAACTCGCGTTAAATGAGTGGAATTCAGTCGGGGAATTACGCGTTTATATTGGAGCGCTTACGCAGTGTGAGGACTCCTTACTAGCGATGTATCAGCCATATTATTTTACGGCGTCTGCGATTCAATTTCCGCTTTTTGTGAGGATTCGTGAGGATGGGGATCGCATTGCATTAAGTGGCATGCAACAGAAGAAAAAAGTAGCACGTATTTTTATTGATGGGAAGATTCCTTTAGTAAAAAGAGCTCATTGGCCATTGTTAGTGGATGCTAATAATGAACTCTTAGCAGTAATGGCAGTACGCGTAAACAATCAATTTTCAGATGTGAGATTGGCAGCACATGATTCAGTGTTACTTGTCGCTCACATTTAA
- the hpt gene encoding hypoxanthine phosphoribosyltransferase: MIQNDIEKIVITEEQIQERIKELGAQLTEEYANKFPLAVGVLKGAMPFMTDLMKRFDSYVELDFMDVTSYGNATVSSGEVKIVKDLNTSVEGRDVLIIEDIIDSGLTLSYLVDLFKYRKAKSIKIITLLDKPSGRKVPLNADVVGFEVPDGFVVGYGLDYAEKYRNLPYIGILKHEVYSF, encoded by the coding sequence ATGATTCAAAATGATATTGAGAAAATTGTAATTACAGAAGAACAAATTCAAGAGCGTATTAAGGAGCTTGGTGCGCAACTTACAGAAGAATATGCAAACAAATTCCCACTTGCTGTTGGTGTTTTAAAAGGGGCGATGCCTTTTATGACCGATTTAATGAAGCGCTTTGATTCTTATGTAGAATTAGATTTCATGGATGTAACGAGCTATGGAAATGCAACAGTTTCTTCTGGTGAAGTCAAAATTGTGAAGGACTTAAATACGAGCGTAGAAGGTCGCGATGTCCTAATTATTGAAGACATTATCGACAGTGGTTTAACATTAAGTTATTTAGTGGACCTATTTAAGTACCGTAAAGCAAAATCAATTAAAATTATTACATTACTTGATAAGCCTTCAGGTCGTAAAGTGCCTTTAAATGCGGATGTTGTTGGCTTTGAAGTACCAGACGGCTTTGTTGTTGGCTATGGTTTAGATTACGCGGAAAAATACCGTAACTTACCGTATATTGGTATTTTAAAACATGAAGTGTACTCGTTCTAA
- the ftsH gene encoding ATP-dependent zinc metalloprotease FtsH produces MNRIFRYTIFYLLIFLVIIGIFGTFNGGKKTTEEMSFYEFFEALDSKKVESITVQPDNKVYKVVGQLKGAKEGETFTVNILENDKESIDSIMQIEKDYPEVIVKEAPQTSGFVTFITSMIPFVIIIILFFFLLSQSQGGGNKVMNFGKSKAKLYDDQKKKVRFTDVAGADEEKAELVEVVDFLKDHRKFTEIGARIPKGILLVGPPGTGKTLLARAVAGEAGVPFFSISGSDFVEMFVGVGASRVRDLFENAKKNAPCIIFIDEIDAVGRQRGAGLGGGHDEREQTLNQLLVEMDGFGANEGIIIIAATNRPDILDKALLRPGRFDRQITVGHPDVKGREAILKVHARNKPLADSVDLAAVAQRTPGFSGADLENLLNEGALVAARKNKKTINMADIDEASDRVIAGPAKASRVYSQKEKKLVAFHEAGHVVVGLELDEADTVHKVTIVPRGQAGGYAIMLPKEERFFTTKQELLDRIAGLLGGRVAEEIVLGEVSTGAHNDFQKVTSIARAMVTEYGMSDNLGAVQYGSSQGANPFLGRDFNSDQNYSDSIAYEIDKEVQNIVDKQYKRTKQILTEKRELLDLIANTLMTKETLNAQEIEHLRDNGTLPPEEVIVEEESTPQVIKVESMPTVETAGSATINEEVVGQATNPTVADLKKDVPTERKQGIDEDQPK; encoded by the coding sequence ATGAATCGAATATTTCGATACACCATATTTTATTTACTAATATTTCTCGTGATTATCGGGATTTTTGGCACATTTAATGGTGGTAAAAAGACAACTGAAGAAATGAGTTTTTACGAATTCTTTGAGGCTTTAGATAGTAAAAAGGTTGAATCAATAACGGTGCAACCGGACAATAAAGTATATAAAGTAGTCGGACAATTAAAAGGTGCTAAAGAGGGTGAAACATTCACTGTAAACATCCTTGAAAATGACAAAGAGTCCATTGATAGCATCATGCAAATTGAAAAGGATTATCCAGAAGTAATTGTTAAAGAAGCACCACAAACGAGCGGCTTTGTAACATTTATTACGAGCATGATTCCATTTGTAATCATTATTATTTTATTCTTCTTCCTCTTGAGTCAATCTCAAGGTGGCGGTAATAAAGTAATGAACTTTGGTAAATCAAAAGCCAAGCTGTATGATGACCAAAAGAAAAAAGTGCGCTTCACTGACGTAGCGGGTGCTGATGAAGAAAAGGCTGAGCTAGTAGAAGTGGTTGATTTCTTAAAGGATCATCGAAAATTCACAGAAATTGGTGCGCGTATCCCTAAAGGTATCCTACTTGTAGGTCCTCCAGGTACGGGTAAAACATTACTTGCACGAGCAGTAGCTGGTGAAGCAGGCGTTCCATTCTTCTCGATTTCAGGTTCTGACTTCGTTGAAATGTTCGTCGGTGTCGGTGCATCTCGTGTACGTGATTTATTCGAAAATGCGAAGAAAAATGCGCCATGTATCATTTTCATTGATGAGATTGATGCAGTTGGTCGTCAACGTGGTGCCGGTCTTGGTGGTGGTCACGATGAGCGTGAACAAACATTAAACCAGTTACTAGTTGAAATGGATGGCTTCGGTGCAAACGAAGGGATTATTATTATCGCTGCGACAAACCGTCCAGACATCCTAGATAAAGCATTATTACGCCCAGGTCGTTTTGACCGTCAAATTACGGTTGGACATCCAGATGTAAAAGGCCGTGAAGCAATCCTTAAAGTTCACGCACGTAATAAACCACTTGCTGATTCGGTTGACCTTGCTGCGGTAGCACAACGTACACCAGGATTCTCAGGTGCGGATTTAGAAAACTTATTAAACGAAGGTGCACTTGTTGCTGCTCGTAAAAATAAGAAAACAATTAACATGGCAGATATCGATGAAGCGTCAGACCGTGTCATTGCGGGTCCTGCAAAGGCAAGTCGCGTTTACTCTCAAAAAGAGAAAAAACTGGTGGCGTTCCACGAAGCAGGTCACGTTGTTGTTGGTTTAGAATTAGACGAAGCAGATACTGTTCATAAAGTAACAATCGTGCCACGTGGTCAAGCTGGTGGTTATGCGATTATGTTACCAAAGGAAGAGCGTTTCTTCACGACGAAGCAAGAATTACTTGATCGTATTGCGGGTTTACTTGGTGGACGCGTAGCAGAAGAAATCGTACTTGGCGAAGTTTCAACAGGTGCGCATAACGACTTCCAAAAAGTAACGAGTATTGCACGTGCAATGGTTACGGAATATGGTATGAGTGATAATCTTGGTGCTGTTCAATACGGCTCGAGCCAAGGAGCGAACCCATTCTTAGGACGCGACTTTAACTCAGATCAAAACTATTCAGATTCAATTGCATATGAAATTGATAAAGAAGTACAAAACATTGTTGATAAACAATATAAACGTACAAAACAAATCCTTACAGAAAAACGTGAATTACTGGATTTAATTGCGAACACTTTAATGACAAAAGAAACATTGAACGCGCAAGAAATCGAGCATTTACGTGACAACGGTACACTTCCACCAGAGGAAGTTATCGTAGAGGAAGAATCAACACCTCAAGTAATAAAAGTAGAGTCAATGCCAACAGTAGAAACGGCGGGTTCAGCTACTATTAATGAAGAGGTTGTGGGTCAAGCAACAAATCCAACGGTCGCAGATTTAAAGAAAGATGTCCCAACAGAACGTAAACAAGGCATCGATGAAGACCAACCAAAATAA
- a CDS encoding type III pantothenate kinase, translated as MHLVMDAGNSNIILGVYKNDKLIYHWRMETDTRKTEDEYAMQIKAFFSHEGIMFEQINGIIISSVVPPIMFALEAMCQKYFSIQPLVVGPGVKTGLNIKYENPREVGADRIVNAVAALAEYGGKSLIIVDFGTAITYCYLNERGDYMGGAIAPGIAISTEALYTRASKLPRIEIARTPQIVGKNTIAAMQAGVYYGFIGQVEGIVNRMKMQSKEEPLVIATGGLAKLIASESQMIDVVDTFLTLKGLHIIYKRNQ; from the coding sequence GTGCATTTAGTAATGGATGCTGGCAATTCCAATATCATTTTAGGGGTATATAAAAATGATAAACTGATTTATCATTGGCGAATGGAAACAGACACAAGGAAAACAGAAGATGAGTATGCGATGCAAATTAAAGCTTTTTTTTCGCATGAAGGCATTATGTTTGAACAAATTAATGGAATTATTATATCCTCAGTTGTACCACCTATTATGTTTGCTCTGGAGGCAATGTGCCAAAAATATTTTTCGATTCAACCATTAGTGGTAGGACCGGGTGTGAAAACAGGACTTAATATTAAATATGAAAACCCACGTGAAGTCGGTGCAGATCGCATAGTAAATGCGGTCGCGGCATTAGCCGAATATGGAGGGAAATCTTTAATTATTGTTGATTTTGGTACGGCCATTACGTATTGCTATTTAAATGAACGCGGTGATTATATGGGAGGCGCCATTGCACCGGGTATTGCCATTTCAACAGAAGCTTTATATACACGTGCATCCAAGCTTCCACGTATAGAAATTGCGCGAACACCGCAAATTGTAGGTAAAAATACAATTGCTGCGATGCAAGCCGGTGTGTATTATGGTTTTATAGGGCAAGTTGAGGGGATTGTCAATCGGATGAAAATGCAAAGCAAGGAAGAGCCGTTAGTCATTGCAACAGGTGGATTAGCGAAATTAATTGCAAGTGAAAGCCAAATGATTGATGTAGTTGACACTTTTTTAACATTAAAAGGTTTGCATATAATTTATAAAAGAAATCAATAG
- the hslO gene encoding Hsp33 family molecular chaperone HslO, giving the protein MKDYLVRAIAFDGQVRAFATKTTETVNEAQKRHNTWPIVSAALGRSMTAAVMMGAMLKGEDKITVKIEGNGPIGPIVIDADAKGDVRGFVTNPQVHFDLNEQGKLDVRAGVGTEGTLTIVKDLGLRDMFSGQTPIVSGEIAEDFTYYFAKSEQVPSSVGLGVLVNPDNTILASGGFIIQLMPGCEGETIDEIEKRLSSIEPVSKMIEKGYTPEQILEAVLGKENVQILSSMPVQFQCQCSKERFGSAIIGLGVQEIEDMIVEDGQAEAQCHFCLEKYHFSREELEGFVNEIQS; this is encoded by the coding sequence ATGAAGGACTACTTAGTAAGAGCCATTGCATTTGACGGACAAGTACGGGCATTTGCAACAAAGACAACAGAAACGGTGAACGAGGCACAAAAGCGTCATAATACATGGCCGATTGTATCTGCAGCACTAGGTCGATCAATGACAGCTGCTGTTATGATGGGAGCTATGTTAAAAGGTGAAGATAAAATTACCGTAAAAATCGAGGGGAACGGTCCAATTGGTCCAATCGTTATCGATGCAGATGCAAAAGGGGATGTTCGTGGCTTCGTAACAAATCCACAAGTGCATTTTGATTTAAATGAGCAAGGTAAATTAGATGTGCGTGCTGGTGTTGGGACAGAGGGAACATTAACAATCGTGAAGGATTTAGGTTTACGCGATATGTTTTCAGGTCAAACACCGATCGTTTCAGGGGAAATTGCTGAGGACTTTACTTACTATTTCGCAAAATCAGAGCAAGTCCCTTCATCTGTTGGTTTAGGTGTATTAGTGAACCCAGACAATACGATTTTAGCATCAGGTGGCTTTATCATTCAATTAATGCCAGGCTGTGAAGGCGAAACGATTGATGAGATTGAAAAGCGTTTATCATCGATTGAGCCTGTGTCAAAAATGATTGAAAAAGGTTATACGCCAGAGCAAATTTTAGAAGCAGTATTAGGGAAAGAAAATGTTCAAATTTTATCGTCAATGCCTGTTCAGTTCCAGTGTCAGTGTTCAAAAGAGCGTTTTGGTTCGGCTATAATTGGTTTGGGTGTGCAAGAAATTGAAGACATGATTGTTGAAGATGGTCAAGCAGAGGCGCAATGTCATTTCTGTTTAGAAAAGTATCACTTCAGCCGAGAAGAACTTGAAGGATTCGTGAATGAAATCCAATCGTAA
- a CDS encoding peptidyl-prolyl cis-trans isomerase yields the protein MKSNRNLHQTTPQTPQNIPFTQRRLKTKPTLFLLLFLLIGNLFWFVLWLLPSEDSTSKGGSEQVATVDGEVITRQQWLAAMESRYGKETLQDLVNEAVMEKAAKKYKIDVTDQEIDLEIALLRSAQDANDSSIHSLSTEQLRQRIRAQLILEKVLTHDLVVEDQAGQKYYEDNKSLYNISTTYRTSIIIVNAKEDAERVEKELKNGSDFSVLAREHSIDAASASLGGDIGFITEGQSTTEKAISSAVQKLKAKETSKPFVLSDGRYAIAYVAEVLEGKSFSYEDVEHHVKRQIALEQLSPSITPEAFWGAFDATWFYGETKNK from the coding sequence ATGAAATCCAATCGTAATTTACACCAAACTACACCACAAACACCGCAAAATATACCGTTTACACAACGACGCTTAAAAACGAAACCAACGTTATTTTTATTATTATTTTTGTTAATAGGGAATTTATTTTGGTTTGTGTTATGGTTACTCCCATCTGAGGATTCAACATCAAAAGGCGGTAGCGAGCAAGTGGCTACTGTTGATGGAGAGGTCATTACGCGCCAACAGTGGCTTGCAGCAATGGAAAGCCGATATGGAAAAGAGACATTGCAGGACTTAGTAAATGAGGCTGTTATGGAGAAGGCCGCTAAAAAGTATAAAATTGATGTAACGGATCAAGAGATTGATTTAGAGATCGCTTTGCTACGATCTGCACAGGATGCAAATGATTCATCAATACATAGTTTGTCGACAGAGCAACTACGTCAAAGAATACGGGCACAGCTTATTTTAGAAAAAGTTTTAACGCATGATCTTGTTGTAGAAGATCAAGCAGGACAAAAATATTATGAGGATAATAAATCTCTTTATAATATTTCAACGACGTATCGAACGAGCATTATTATTGTCAATGCAAAGGAAGATGCTGAGCGCGTAGAAAAGGAATTAAAAAATGGGTCAGATTTTTCTGTTTTAGCGCGGGAGCATTCAATTGATGCAGCATCTGCCAGTCTTGGTGGGGATATAGGCTTTATTACAGAAGGTCAATCCACAACGGAGAAGGCGATTTCCTCAGCCGTTCAAAAATTAAAAGCAAAAGAAACGTCAAAGCCCTTCGTATTAAGTGATGGTCGCTATGCGATTGCGTATGTCGCAGAAGTACTAGAAGGGAAATCGTTCTCTTATGAAGATGTAGAACATCATGTAAAACGCCAAATTGCATTGGAGCAATTATCACCGTCTATTACACCTGAAGCATTTTGGGGGGCATTTGACGCAACTTGGTTTTATGGAGAAACAAAAAATAAATAA
- the cysK gene encoding cysteine synthase A has translation MGKLANSVADLVGRTPIVKLNNATGEDEGTVYVKLEYFNPGSSVKDRLALAMIEAAEKDGTLKPGGTIIEPTSGNTGIGLAMIAAAKGYKAILVMPETMSLERRNLLRAYGADLVLTPGPEGMKGAIAKAEELSASEGYFLPQQFKNAANAEIHRLTTGPEITEAFEADGLQLDAFVAGIGTGGTITGAGEVLKSKFPQIEIIAVEPKDSPILSGGNPGPHKIQGIGAGFIPDVLDTNVYTSVFTVENEVAFEYARKVAREEGILAGISSGAAIYAAIETAKRLGKGKNVLAVIPSNGERYLSTPLYQFED, from the coding sequence ATGGGCAAATTAGCAAATTCAGTGGCGGATTTAGTAGGTCGTACACCGATTGTCAAATTAAATAACGCTACGGGTGAAGATGAAGGTACGGTTTATGTGAAATTAGAATATTTTAACCCAGGTTCTTCAGTTAAAGATCGTCTTGCACTAGCGATGATTGAAGCGGCTGAAAAGGATGGTACATTAAAACCAGGTGGCACAATTATTGAGCCAACATCAGGTAATACAGGGATCGGTCTTGCGATGATTGCAGCAGCAAAAGGCTATAAGGCAATTTTAGTAATGCCAGAAACAATGTCACTTGAACGACGCAATTTATTACGCGCATATGGTGCAGATTTAGTCTTAACACCGGGCCCAGAAGGAATGAAAGGTGCCATTGCAAAGGCGGAAGAATTATCAGCATCAGAAGGCTATTTCTTACCTCAGCAATTTAAAAATGCGGCCAATGCTGAAATCCATCGATTAACAACAGGCCCCGAAATTACAGAAGCATTTGAAGCGGACGGTTTACAATTAGATGCATTTGTAGCAGGTATCGGTACGGGTGGTACAATCACGGGTGCAGGTGAAGTATTAAAATCGAAATTCCCACAAATTGAAATTATTGCAGTGGAGCCAAAAGATTCTCCAATACTATCTGGTGGTAATCCAGGTCCACATAAAATTCAAGGCATTGGCGCCGGATTTATTCCAGATGTACTAGATACAAACGTTTATACGTCAGTATTCACAGTGGAAAATGAAGTAGCATTTGAATACGCACGTAAAGTAGCGCGTGAAGAAGGAATTTTAGCAGGGATTTCTTCAGGTGCAGCGATTTATGCAGCGATTGAAACGGCGAAACGTTTAGGTAAAGGGAAAAATGTATTAGCAGTCATTCCATCAAACGGTGAGCGCTACTTATCAACTCCTTTATATCAATTTGAAGATTAA